The proteins below are encoded in one region of Halococcus sediminicola:
- a CDS encoding type II secretion system F family protein has translation MSYGADGFGNRSRTLGDRFYPLYRLLFDEDGDFVDDMERKLAAARMPDTVEMYLSRALAVGVVAGAVLWVVATLSGYALVELFVTGTPKLTDIRLLRGPLLEVFEVVKIPLLVLLSGLVCGLVGFVAGFGALVAVPYFRASSRKREINMLLADSVSFMYALSIGGLNQLEIFEAMARADDTYGAVAKEFESIHLETEYFDTDYRTAIRKQALRTPSEELSQFLTDMLSIIDSGGDMTDFLSDKKDKHLRTTKQEQSLVLETLELFGEMYITLSVFPLLLIIILVVMSMIGGSQTALLYMTVYGLIPLIGIGFTVLVSTVKQDEVGDGYLRPEGGDDRETMTGIERIADLGLVERYVGTHRIFDRIESREGTYRTAELLTKPHYFFRDYPLAVLALTIPASVVLVAFGVVSGNAPISMEGFIRNSVGGTFLWVYVPLYVNCLPVAIFYEWNVRTRRHITGKLSENLRKLSSANSTGLTLLESLKLVADTSSGRLAEEFRVMYAKVNYGTNLTTALVEFNNKYHIPRLARTVNVVGKAQEASSQITEVLSTAARASENQDDIEREQRSQARMQVVIIVMTFFTLLAVMAILKVNFLDTMAGLDTGGTGGQAGLGASIDVELMGMLFFHAVTIQGVMSGFIAGYIRSGNLLTGAKFAVVLPTFALIVFGVV, from the coding sequence GTGAGCTACGGGGCCGATGGATTCGGGAACCGGTCGCGGACGCTCGGCGACCGGTTCTACCCGCTCTATCGATTGCTGTTCGACGAGGACGGCGATTTCGTCGACGACATGGAGCGCAAACTGGCCGCGGCGCGCATGCCCGACACGGTGGAGATGTATCTCTCGCGGGCGCTCGCAGTCGGCGTCGTCGCCGGCGCGGTGCTGTGGGTGGTCGCCACGCTGTCGGGCTATGCGCTCGTCGAACTGTTCGTGACTGGCACGCCGAAACTCACCGACATCCGGCTGCTTCGCGGTCCCCTGTTGGAGGTCTTCGAGGTGGTGAAGATACCGCTGCTCGTCTTGCTCTCGGGGCTGGTCTGTGGATTGGTCGGGTTCGTCGCTGGGTTCGGCGCGCTCGTCGCCGTCCCCTACTTCCGGGCGAGTTCGCGCAAGCGCGAGATCAATATGTTACTAGCCGATTCGGTCTCGTTCATGTACGCGCTGTCGATTGGCGGGTTGAACCAACTCGAAATTTTCGAGGCGATGGCGCGCGCCGACGACACGTACGGTGCGGTGGCAAAGGAGTTCGAGAGCATCCACCTCGAAACCGAATACTTCGACACCGATTATCGAACGGCCATCAGAAAGCAAGCGCTCAGAACGCCGAGCGAGGAGCTGAGCCAGTTTCTGACGGACATGCTCTCGATCATCGATTCGGGTGGGGACATGACTGACTTTCTGAGCGACAAGAAGGACAAACACCTCCGAACCACCAAACAGGAGCAGTCGTTGGTGCTCGAAACGCTCGAACTCTTCGGTGAGATGTACATTACGCTCTCGGTGTTCCCGCTTCTGCTCATCATCATTCTCGTCGTGATGAGCATGATCGGCGGCTCACAGACTGCGCTCCTCTACATGACCGTCTACGGACTGATCCCGCTCATCGGCATTGGCTTCACAGTATTAGTCTCGACGGTCAAACAGGACGAGGTCGGCGACGGCTATCTCCGTCCCGAGGGAGGCGACGACCGGGAAACGATGACGGGGATCGAACGCATTGCCGATCTCGGACTCGTCGAGCGCTACGTCGGTACACATAGGATCTTCGACCGCATCGAAAGCCGTGAGGGGACCTATCGGACGGCGGAGCTACTCACGAAGCCCCACTACTTCTTCCGCGATTATCCGCTCGCGGTGCTCGCGCTCACGATCCCAGCGTCGGTCGTGCTGGTCGCCTTCGGCGTCGTTTCGGGGAATGCGCCGATTTCGATGGAGGGATTCATCCGAAACTCCGTGGGCGGAACCTTCCTCTGGGTGTACGTCCCGCTGTACGTGAACTGCTTGCCGGTGGCCATATTTTACGAGTGGAACGTCCGCACGCGCCGGCACATCACGGGCAAACTCTCGGAGAACCTTCGCAAACTGTCGAGTGCGAACAGCACGGGATTGACCCTCCTGGAGTCGCTGAAACTCGTCGCCGACACCTCCTCGGGCCGACTCGCCGAGGAGTTTCGGGTGATGTACGCGAAAGTCAACTACGGGACGAATCTGACGACGGCGCTGGTCGAGTTCAACAACAAATATCACATCCCGCGGCTCGCGCGCACGGTGAACGTCGTCGGCAAGGCCCAGGAAGCGTCGAGTCAGATAACGGAGGTGCTCTCGACGGCGGCGCGCGCCAGCGAGAACCAGGACGACATCGAGCGCGAGCAGCGCTCGCAGGCCCGGATGCAGGTCGTCATCATCGTGATGACGTTCTTCACGCTGCTAGCGGTGATGGCCATCCTGAAGGTAAACTTCCTCGATACGATGGCGGGTCTCGACACGGGCGGTACGGGCGGGCAGGCCGGACTCGGGGCGAGCATCGACGTCGAACTGATGGGCATGCTCTTTTTCCACGCGGTGACGATTCAGGGAGTTATGTCGGGATTCATCGCGGGCTACATCCGCAGCGGCAACCTGCTCACGGGCGCGAAGTTCGCCGTCGTGTTGCCGACGTTCGCGCTCATCGTTTTCGGGGTGGTATGA
- a CDS encoding tyrosine-type recombinase/integrase, with protein sequence MPAQKTVPDTEYENLLDGFKDRVTVTNTAGTAERYTYSIRYWLRYLADNDIDPFDVTTADLRVHLRKMLQDDYSVSMVKMRRNAVSKFYGELADMQAEGFDVPTAPENPTDELDISDWSALRKGTEKSQALREDIHSITPEEVQAICEHVRDPPLRNELLIRLAYQTMLRRGELVQIRLTDIDREERSIKIRADKTHLNRTVYYQPSLNFLLDQWIDIYREGYAKSDAGYLFPTHRSEYINDHTFNRIIQQSAEDAGIQEHLYTDHGGKDHMRVTSHTLRHTGAVQSLRNGMDVRTLQKVLGHSKLDTTERYLDIATTDVRDMTRKYGPGTE encoded by the coding sequence ATGCCAGCGCAAAAGACGGTCCCCGACACGGAATATGAGAACCTGTTAGATGGATTTAAGGATAGGGTCACGGTCACGAACACGGCGGGTACGGCAGAACGATACACCTACTCGATCCGCTACTGGCTCCGGTACCTCGCAGACAACGATATTGACCCCTTCGACGTGACTACAGCAGATTTGCGGGTACACCTCCGTAAGATGCTACAGGACGACTATTCTGTGAGTATGGTCAAAATGCGCCGGAACGCGGTATCAAAGTTCTACGGCGAATTGGCCGACATGCAGGCCGAAGGGTTCGACGTTCCGACCGCACCGGAGAACCCTACCGACGAATTAGATATATCGGATTGGTCGGCACTACGAAAGGGGACCGAGAAATCGCAGGCACTGCGGGAAGACATACACAGCATTACGCCGGAAGAGGTACAGGCCATCTGCGAGCACGTCCGCGACCCACCGCTCCGTAATGAGTTACTAATCCGTCTCGCATATCAGACGATGCTTAGGAGGGGCGAATTGGTGCAAATCCGTCTGACAGACATAGACCGCGAGGAGAGAAGCATCAAGATCCGGGCGGATAAGACCCACCTCAATCGGACCGTGTACTATCAACCGTCACTGAATTTCTTGTTAGACCAATGGATTGATATCTACCGCGAGGGGTATGCCAAATCCGACGCAGGATACCTGTTCCCGACGCATAGGTCGGAGTATATAAACGACCATACATTTAATAGGATTATCCAGCAGTCGGCCGAAGATGCTGGCATACAGGAACATCTATACACCGACCACGGCGGGAAAGACCATATGCGAGTAACCAGCCACACGCTTCGCCACACGGGGGCCGTCCAATCGCTCCGTAACGGCATGGACGTTCGGACACTGCAAAAAGTATTGGGCCACAGTAAGTTAGATACGACCGAAAGGTATTTGGATATTGCTACAACCGATGTCCGTGATATGACCCGCAAATACGGCCCCGGAACCGAGTAG
- a CDS encoding inorganic phosphate transporter, which yields MNTVLLLVGLAVAVFVGFNIGGSSTGVAFGPAVGSRLVSKTGAAALFTLFALVGGWTVGRNVVATMGGDIVPSSAFTLAASVGVLFFVGLALLISNLFGVPASTSMTAVGAIAGLGLASGNLDWEVMGRIVSWWLVAPVVAFWVCAVVGRYLYPYLEAWFALDRSDSALFDVDRSGTVPIPRLAENTRPKEVFWSGVVLAISCYMAFSAGASNVANAVAPLVGNGAITIDQGVLIAAGAIAIGAFTIARRTLDTIGNDLTDLPLLASLIVASVSASIITILSQLGIPASLAVSATMCIVGLGWGRATRTTTIADAASAAIQGEESATLSTGALAAETPERAEGAGGTADGGRPERVRPIGDEEPTDLTAQDLFDPSATGRVVMLWILTPSLSAIASYLLFRVFPVYGGA from the coding sequence ATGAATACGGTCCTTCTTCTCGTCGGTCTCGCGGTCGCGGTCTTCGTCGGATTCAACATCGGCGGTTCCTCGACGGGCGTCGCGTTCGGGCCGGCAGTAGGGAGCCGGCTCGTCTCGAAGACGGGCGCGGCCGCGCTCTTTACGCTCTTCGCGCTCGTTGGCGGCTGGACGGTCGGACGCAACGTCGTGGCGACGATGGGCGGCGACATCGTCCCATCGAGCGCGTTCACGCTCGCGGCGAGCGTCGGCGTGCTCTTTTTCGTCGGGCTTGCCCTGCTCATCTCGAATCTCTTTGGAGTACCTGCCTCGACCTCGATGACTGCCGTCGGCGCGATCGCGGGGCTGGGTCTCGCGAGCGGGAACCTGGACTGGGAAGTGATGGGGCGCATCGTCTCGTGGTGGCTCGTCGCTCCGGTGGTAGCGTTCTGGGTCTGTGCGGTCGTCGGCCGGTATCTCTACCCCTATCTCGAAGCGTGGTTCGCGCTCGACCGATCCGACAGCGCGCTGTTCGACGTCGACCGCTCGGGCACCGTGCCGATACCGCGACTCGCCGAGAACACCCGACCCAAGGAAGTGTTCTGGAGCGGCGTCGTCCTCGCCATCAGCTGCTATATGGCCTTCTCGGCCGGTGCGTCGAACGTCGCCAACGCGGTCGCGCCGCTGGTCGGCAACGGCGCGATCACCATCGACCAGGGCGTCCTCATCGCCGCCGGAGCCATCGCCATCGGCGCGTTCACCATCGCTCGGCGCACCCTCGACACCATCGGGAACGACCTCACCGACCTTCCACTGCTGGCGTCGCTCATCGTCGCCAGCGTGAGCGCCTCCATCATCACGATCCTCTCACAACTAGGCATCCCGGCGAGTCTGGCCGTCAGCGCGACGATGTGCATCGTGGGGCTGGGCTGGGGACGGGCGACGCGAACGACGACCATCGCCGACGCCGCCTCGGCGGCCATCCAAGGTGAAGAAAGCGCGACCCTTTCAACTGGGGCGCTCGCCGCGGAGACACCGGAGCGCGCCGAGGGCGCAGGCGGCACCGCCGACGGCGGCCGGCCGGAGCGCGTCCGTCCCATCGGCGACGAGGAGCCGACCGACCTCACCGCACAGGACCTCTTCGACCCGTCGGCCACGGGAAGAGTGGTGATGCTCTGGATTCTCACCCCCTCGCTGTCGGCGATCGCCTCCTACCTGCTCTTTCGCGTCTTCCCCGTCTACGGCGGGGCGTAA
- a CDS encoding pyridoxal phosphate-dependent aminotransferase: MKTSERVERVPPSGIRRFFELAEEMDDVISLGVGEPDFTAPWSAREAAIDSLEHGRTSYTANRGMASLREAIAERAAAQYGLDYDPDEEVLVTAGASEAIDVAFRAFVDPGDRVAVAQPSYVSYVPGVTFAGGEPVPIPTREADDFELTVEALREHGAGDAEALVFCYPNNPTGATMSERDLEPIADFAREHDLTVLADEIYADLTYEGEHTSIATLPGMRERTVVFNGFSKAYAMTGLRLGYALAPPEGIRAMNRVHQYSMLSAPTTAQYAALDALDNCEAQVREMCNQYDRRRRFVLSRFDEMGIDCFTAKGAFYVFPESPWEDAEAFAEALLESEGVAVVPGDIFGAGGEGHLRVSYATGIGELREAMDRIERFLD, from the coding sequence ATGAAAACGTCCGAGCGGGTCGAGCGGGTGCCACCATCCGGAATCCGCCGATTCTTCGAACTCGCCGAGGAGATGGACGACGTCATCTCGCTGGGGGTCGGCGAGCCGGACTTCACCGCACCGTGGAGCGCGCGCGAGGCGGCTATCGACTCGCTGGAGCACGGTCGCACCTCCTACACCGCCAATCGCGGGATGGCGTCGCTCAGAGAGGCCATCGCCGAGCGGGCGGCGGCACAGTACGGTCTCGATTACGACCCCGACGAGGAGGTGCTCGTGACCGCCGGCGCGAGCGAGGCCATCGACGTGGCTTTTCGCGCGTTCGTCGATCCGGGGGATCGGGTGGCGGTCGCCCAGCCATCCTACGTCTCGTACGTGCCGGGCGTAACTTTCGCCGGCGGCGAACCGGTGCCGATTCCCACCAGAGAAGCGGACGACTTCGAACTCACCGTTGAGGCACTCCGCGAACACGGTGCAGGCGACGCCGAGGCGCTTGTGTTCTGCTATCCGAACAACCCGACGGGGGCGACGATGAGCGAGCGCGACCTCGAACCGATCGCCGACTTCGCCCGCGAGCACGATCTGACCGTGCTCGCCGACGAGATTTATGCGGACTTGACCTACGAGGGCGAGCACACCTCGATAGCGACCCTGCCGGGGATGCGCGAGCGCACGGTCGTCTTCAACGGCTTCTCGAAGGCGTACGCGATGACCGGTCTGCGACTGGGCTACGCGCTCGCCCCGCCCGAGGGGATTCGGGCGATGAACCGCGTCCACCAGTATTCGATGCTGTCGGCCCCGACGACGGCTCAATACGCCGCTCTCGACGCACTCGACAACTGCGAGGCACAGGTGAGAGAGATGTGCAACCAGTACGACCGCCGTCGCCGGTTCGTCCTCTCCCGGTTCGACGAGATGGGTATCGACTGCTTCACGGCCAAGGGCGCGTTCTACGTCTTTCCCGAGAGTCCGTGGGAAGATGCCGAGGCGTTCGCCGAGGCGCTGCTCGAATCCGAGGGCGTGGCGGTCGTCCCAGGAGATATCTTCGGCGCTGGCGGCGAGGGCCATCTCCGAGTGTCGTACGCGACGGGCATCGGGGAGTTGCGCGAGGCGATGGACAGGATCGAACGATTTCTCGACTGA
- a CDS encoding Lrp/AsnC family transcriptional regulator, with protein sequence MDSRAELLSLLRENARYTTADLARMLGTDEGDVVDGIETLEAEGVVRGYQAVVDWRRTDEEPVRALVECNVTLDRETGYDDIADRLVGFPEIQSLRLVSGEYDFSVTVEADSMGDVSRFVSEKVAPVPEITQTVTHYLMESYKERGIEFDDGHDDDRLSVSP encoded by the coding sequence ATGGACTCCCGCGCGGAACTGCTTTCGTTGCTCCGTGAGAACGCGCGCTATACGACCGCCGACCTCGCACGCATGCTCGGTACCGACGAGGGTGACGTCGTCGACGGTATCGAGACCCTCGAAGCCGAGGGCGTCGTCCGGGGCTATCAGGCAGTCGTCGACTGGCGACGGACGGACGAGGAGCCGGTGCGCGCGCTGGTCGAGTGCAACGTCACGCTCGACCGCGAGACGGGTTACGACGACATCGCCGACCGGCTCGTCGGCTTTCCGGAGATCCAGTCGCTCAGGCTCGTCAGCGGCGAGTACGACTTTTCGGTCACTGTGGAGGCCGATTCGATGGGCGACGTCTCCAGATTCGTCTCCGAGAAGGTCGCGCCCGTGCCCGAGATCACCCAGACCGTGACCCACTACCTGATGGAGTCGTACAAGGAGCGCGGCATCGAGTTCGACGATGGTCACGACGACGACCGGCTCTCGGTCTCGCCATGA
- a CDS encoding bacterio-opsin activator domain-containing protein, with product MSERMDSADGVHVLFVDDERHVVETAAMALERVGKGVTVHAETSAAAALSYLDAEHVDCVVSDYRMPEMNGLELLETVRERHPDLPFVLSTGKGSEDVASEAISVGVTDYLQKGGGLDQYTVLANRIENAVAKHRAERRIESQRDELATLDRINVVIQDIVRGLVAAATRDEIAATVCERIASADLYEFAWIAERDASGAFAIRTGAGIDTADVEIATADGGMATMADELPATGDVEVFEGGAGPWQASTEDAESMAAVPLSYNDVVYGVLVVAATRPDAFSERERAGFAALGEVAGFAINAAQTMKLLLSDTAVALELRVTDEQAFSTTLTERLDCRYVVDGVVPAADGAVLQYVTVEGVESERVLDLATESSAVVDCRSVSSHEEGGVFEIITRESPVNSAVSAGGTVGAYGVEDGVGNMVIEVAPETDVRALVDSFERAHPGSELLSKHTVERPVAGDAGVRRSVDERLTDKQRAALRAAYFAGYYEWPRRSTAEEIADSMGVSSPTLHNHLRKAQQKLLVAFLDEE from the coding sequence GTGAGCGAACGGATGGACAGCGCCGATGGGGTTCACGTGCTCTTCGTCGACGACGAGCGCCACGTCGTCGAGACGGCGGCGATGGCACTCGAACGGGTGGGTAAGGGAGTCACCGTCCACGCCGAGACGAGCGCCGCGGCGGCGCTGTCGTATCTCGACGCCGAGCACGTCGATTGCGTCGTCAGCGACTATCGGATGCCGGAGATGAACGGCCTCGAACTGCTCGAAACGGTCCGCGAGCGCCATCCAGACCTTCCCTTCGTACTCTCGACGGGGAAGGGAAGCGAGGACGTGGCGAGCGAGGCCATCTCGGTCGGCGTCACCGACTACCTCCAGAAGGGCGGCGGTCTCGACCAGTACACGGTGCTCGCAAACCGCATCGAGAACGCGGTGGCGAAACACCGTGCCGAGCGCCGTATCGAGAGTCAGCGCGACGAACTGGCGACGCTCGACCGCATCAACGTCGTCATCCAGGACATCGTTCGCGGGTTGGTCGCGGCGGCGACGCGCGACGAGATCGCGGCCACGGTCTGTGAACGTATCGCAAGCGCCGACCTATACGAGTTCGCGTGGATCGCCGAGCGCGACGCGAGCGGCGCGTTCGCCATCCGGACGGGAGCCGGCATCGACACCGCCGATGTGGAGATCGCCACCGCCGACGGCGGCATGGCGACGATGGCCGACGAACTGCCGGCGACGGGGGACGTGGAGGTCTTCGAGGGCGGTGCGGGACCGTGGCAGGCGAGCACCGAGGACGCCGAGTCGATGGCGGCCGTGCCGCTGTCGTACAACGACGTCGTCTACGGGGTGCTCGTCGTCGCGGCGACGCGCCCGGATGCCTTCTCCGAGCGCGAGCGCGCCGGCTTCGCCGCCCTCGGCGAGGTGGCCGGCTTCGCCATCAACGCCGCCCAGACGATGAAGTTACTCCTCTCCGATACGGCGGTCGCGCTCGAACTCCGGGTCACCGACGAGCAGGCGTTTTCGACGACGCTGACCGAGCGCCTCGACTGTCGGTACGTCGTCGATGGCGTGGTCCCCGCCGCCGACGGTGCGGTGCTCCAGTACGTCACCGTCGAGGGTGTCGAGAGCGAGCGCGTGCTCGACCTCGCCACGGAATCGTCGGCCGTCGTGGACTGCCGGTCGGTCAGCAGCCACGAGGAGGGCGGCGTCTTCGAGATCATCACTCGGGAATCACCCGTCAACAGCGCCGTCAGCGCCGGCGGAACGGTCGGCGCGTACGGCGTCGAGGACGGGGTCGGGAACATGGTCATCGAAGTCGCCCCCGAGACCGACGTGCGCGCGCTGGTCGATTCGTTCGAGCGCGCCCATCCGGGGTCGGAGCTACTGTCGAAACACACCGTCGAACGCCCGGTTGCGGGCGATGCGGGCGTTCGGCGGTCGGTCGACGAGCGGCTGACGGACAAACAGCGCGCGGCGCTGCGGGCGGCGTACTTCGCGGGCTACTACGAATGGCCGCGGCGCTCGACGGCCGAGGAGATCGCCGACTCGATGGGTGTCTCCTCGCCGACGCTGCACAACCACCTCCGGAAGGCCCAGCAGAAACTCCTCGTCGCCTTCCTCGACGAGGAGTAG
- a CDS encoding PAS domain S-box protein, whose protein sequence is MTEGISVLMVDDEPAVADLAGTYLERIDDRLDVTTETAVNAALEHVAAAEVDCIVSDYRMPEMNGLELLETVRKSHPNLPFILFTGEGGEGVASEAISAGVTDYLRKGSGGEGYELLANRIANAVESYRAERALERSERKYRSLIDAAPDAVLVADADTGRIVEANVAAEALLDRSREDIVGMDQTDLHPEGETERYRDLFERHLGDPGNDVARFPDGSDVVVETADGETVPVEIRARVVEIGERTLLHGVFRDVSARRDREQALDEERALTEAIFEALPDPAYAFDTEGEMVRWNEEFASVVGYTDPEIARMNYREFVPSEDHERITERVGDIVETGERAVVESALVTKAGETIPHEFSATRCVGTNGGHGIVGVGRNVSEHRRRERVVTALHEATRRLVAAETKDTIAESVAATIEEILGFPIAVVRFHDDARDTLDPAAVTDATRDLLDERPSYARGEGFPWRAFRANEAVVVGSGGTPGDEIPIRHRLYLPLDGHGTITVASLDEPFDDTTIRLARVLAANATTALDRLEREERLRRYGRMLDAAGDMIYTLDSDGRFRTVNDTLVAETGYAREDLLGEHVSTLLDADDVATGRSLVRQLLADGVDAVSDSYETDVRVADGQTIPCEVQLTVLEGETGFEGTVGVVRDITAHKRHERLLEALHDATREMMTATTRREVATVAVETAEDVLDMELNGVWFHEEGVLRPTVISEAGEELFDAPPTYTGGESLAWAVFESGEMERYDRVDHESGVHNPNTPIRSELLLSLGDHGILTIGATEPAAFDDRDVSLSKLLAANTETALDRAARERDLVVERDRLTALFENVPDAVLRYELVDGEPIVRRANERFETMFGYDTTEVLGENVDEYIVPPDHEAEATALNAALARGESHQTTVRRRTADGVRDFLLHVAPLALGEHSGGGYAIYTDITDQKRRERDLERQNELLDGFASVISHDLRSPMGVARGRLELAEADQHSEHHEAALWAVDRMDTLIEDVLTLARQGRVIDDTEPVELATVAERAWRTVKSDAATVDVELTETVDGDPDRLLRLFENLFRNAIDHAGDDVHVTVGSIEEGFFVADDGPGIPADERERVFEHGYSTSESGTGLGLMIVREIADAHGWTISAADSAEGARFEVHTEQSEGRRTPMTTRR, encoded by the coding sequence ATGACCGAGGGGATTTCGGTGCTGATGGTCGACGACGAACCGGCGGTCGCGGACCTCGCCGGGACGTATCTCGAACGCATCGACGACAGGCTGGACGTCACGACCGAGACGGCCGTCAATGCGGCGCTCGAACACGTCGCCGCCGCGGAGGTCGATTGCATCGTCAGCGACTACCGAATGCCGGAGATGAACGGTCTCGAACTGCTCGAAACGGTGCGCAAGAGCCATCCGAACCTCCCCTTTATCCTCTTCACCGGCGAGGGCGGCGAGGGCGTCGCCAGCGAGGCCATCTCGGCCGGCGTCACCGACTACCTCCGGAAGGGGTCGGGCGGTGAAGGCTACGAACTGCTCGCCAACCGCATCGCCAACGCCGTCGAGAGCTACCGTGCCGAGCGCGCGCTCGAACGCTCCGAGCGGAAGTACCGCTCGCTCATCGACGCCGCCCCGGATGCGGTGTTGGTGGCCGACGCCGATACTGGACGGATCGTCGAGGCGAACGTCGCCGCCGAGGCACTGCTCGACCGTTCACGCGAGGACATCGTCGGGATGGACCAGACGGACCTCCATCCCGAGGGGGAAACAGAGCGCTACCGCGACCTCTTCGAGCGCCATCTCGGTGACCCGGGCAACGACGTCGCCCGGTTTCCCGACGGCTCGGACGTCGTGGTCGAAACCGCCGACGGCGAGACGGTGCCGGTCGAAATCAGGGCGCGCGTCGTCGAAATCGGCGAGCGGACGCTCCTCCACGGCGTGTTCAGGGACGTCTCCGCGCGGCGCGACCGCGAGCAGGCCCTCGACGAGGAGCGCGCGCTCACCGAGGCCATCTTCGAGGCGCTGCCCGACCCGGCGTACGCCTTCGACACCGAGGGGGAGATGGTCCGCTGGAACGAGGAGTTCGCGTCGGTCGTCGGCTACACCGATCCGGAGATCGCGCGGATGAACTATCGGGAGTTCGTGCCGAGCGAGGACCACGAGCGCATCACCGAGCGCGTCGGCGACATCGTCGAGACGGGCGAGCGCGCCGTCGTCGAATCGGCGCTCGTGACGAAAGCCGGCGAGACCATCCCCCACGAGTTCAGCGCCACGCGCTGTGTGGGGACGAACGGTGGCCACGGCATCGTCGGCGTCGGGCGCAACGTCAGCGAACACCGCCGGCGCGAGCGCGTCGTCACGGCGCTCCACGAGGCGACACGGCGACTCGTCGCCGCCGAAACTAAGGATACTATCGCCGAGAGTGTCGCGGCGACCATCGAGGAGATTCTGGGCTTTCCCATCGCCGTGGTCCGCTTTCACGACGACGCCCGCGACACGCTTGACCCGGCCGCCGTGACCGACGCGACGCGGGACCTGCTCGACGAGCGGCCGAGCTACGCGCGCGGCGAGGGGTTTCCGTGGCGGGCGTTCCGCGCCAATGAGGCGGTCGTCGTCGGTTCGGGAGGCACACCCGGCGACGAGATCCCCATCCGTCACCGCCTGTATCTCCCACTCGACGGCCACGGGACGATAACCGTCGCCTCGCTCGACGAGCCGTTCGACGACACGACCATCAGACTCGCGCGCGTGCTCGCGGCGAACGCGACGACGGCGCTCGACCGCCTCGAACGCGAGGAACGACTGCGCCGCTACGGGCGAATGCTCGACGCCGCCGGCGACATGATCTACACGCTCGACTCGGACGGACGATTTCGCACCGTCAACGACACGCTCGTCGCCGAGACGGGGTACGCTCGGGAAGACCTCCTCGGCGAGCACGTCTCGACGCTGCTCGACGCCGACGACGTCGCCACCGGGCGGTCGCTGGTTCGCCAGTTGCTCGCCGACGGTGTCGACGCCGTCAGCGACTCCTACGAGACGGACGTGCGGGTCGCCGACGGGCAGACCATCCCCTGTGAGGTCCAGCTCACCGTGCTGGAGGGGGAGACGGGGTTCGAGGGTACCGTCGGCGTCGTCAGGGACATCACGGCCCACAAGCGCCACGAGCGGCTGCTCGAAGCGCTCCACGACGCCACGCGGGAGATGATGACCGCCACCACGCGCCGCGAGGTCGCTACCGTCGCCGTCGAGACTGCCGAGGACGTCCTCGACATGGAGCTGAACGGCGTCTGGTTCCACGAGGAGGGGGTGCTCCGACCAACGGTGATCTCCGAGGCTGGCGAGGAACTGTTCGACGCCCCTCCGACGTACACCGGCGGCGAGAGCCTCGCGTGGGCGGTCTTCGAGTCCGGCGAGATGGAACGCTACGACCGCGTCGACCATGAGTCGGGCGTTCACAACCCGAACACGCCCATCAGGAGCGAGCTACTGTTATCGCTCGGTGACCACGGCATACTGACCATCGGCGCGACCGAACCGGCCGCGTTCGACGACCGCGACGTCTCGCTTTCGAAACTGCTCGCGGCGAACACCGAGACGGCGCTCGACCGTGCCGCCCGCGAGCGCGACCTCGTCGTCGAGCGCGACCGCCTCACCGCGCTGTTCGAGAACGTCCCCGACGCGGTGCTGCGCTACGAACTCGTCGACGGCGAGCCGATCGTCCGCCGGGCGAACGAACGCTTCGAGACGATGTTCGGCTACGATACTACGGAAGTCCTCGGGGAGAACGTCGACGAGTACATCGTCCCACCCGACCACGAAGCGGAGGCCACGGCGCTCAACGCGGCGCTCGCCCGCGGCGAGAGCCATCAGACGACCGTTCGCCGGCGGACGGCCGACGGCGTGCGCGATTTCCTGTTGCACGTCGCGCCGCTCGCGCTCGGCGAGCACAGCGGCGGCGGCTACGCCATCTACACCGACATCACCGACCAGAAGCGCCGCGAGCGCGACCTCGAACGCCAGAACGAACTGCTGGACGGGTTCGCGAGCGTCATCTCCCACGACCTGCGCAGTCCGATGGGCGTCGCGCGCGGACGGCTCGAACTCGCCGAGGCCGACCAGCACTCAGAACACCACGAGGCGGCGCTGTGGGCCGTCGACCGGATGGACACGCTCATCGAGGACGTGCTCACGCTCGCCCGGCAGGGGCGCGTCATCGACGACACCGAACCCGTCGAGCTTGCGACCGTCGCCGAGCGGGCGTGGCGAACGGTCAAAAGCGACGCGGCGACCGTCGACGTCGAACTCACGGAGACGGTCGATGGCGATCCCGATCGACTGCTACGGCTGTTCGAGAATCTCTTTCGCAACGCCATCGACCACGCCGGCGACGACGTCCACGTCACCGTCGGCTCGATCGAGGAGGGCTTCTTCGTCGCCGACGACGGTCCCGGCATCCCCGCCGACGAGCGCGAGCGGGTCTTCGAACACGGCTACTCGACGAGCGAGTCAGGAACTGGATTGGGACTGATGATCGTCCGCGAGATCGCCGACGCCCACGGCTGGACGATTTCGGCCGCCGATTCGGCCGAGGGTGCCCGATTCGAGGTCCACACCGAGCAGAGCGAGGGGCGACGAACACCGATGACGACGCGGCGATAG